The region ttggcgtgggctcccgcgcaattttctccaccagagtggtaaagccagtgactgagggcagatattaatagccaggagagggtccatggttattggcccccccgtggctaaaaacatctgcccccagtcaccccagaaaaggcacatctggaagatgcgcctattctggcacttggccactctcttcccactccctgtagcggtgggatatggggtaatgaagggttaatgccaccttgctattggaaggtgacattaagccagattaataatggagaggcgtcaattatgacacctatccattattaatccaattgtttgaaagggttaaaaaacacacacacatgatttaaaagtattttaatgaaataaacacagcggttgttttaataatttattgctctctcaatccattttcagaccctcgcttggcaaaacaataaacacacaatatacataccctctctgatgtcagatcacatccaacgaggtaatccatctggagaggttaactaatattacaggcacgagctgcgataaaccactcgctcgtgcctgtaatccccgggtgctgaaaggaaagcagtgatctatacttacattcagtcgcggtgatgcgccccctggtggatgtcctcatatgacctggagcgtgggaaaaagttcccaggctgcagttcatgagaacatccagcaggggcgcatcaccgcgactgaatgtaagtacagatcactgctttcctttcagcacccggggattacaggcacgagcgagtggtttatcgcagctcgtgcctgtaatattagttaacctctccagatggattacctcgtgggacgtgataggacatcagagaaggtatgtatattgtgtgtttattgttttgccaagcgagggtctgaaaatggattgagagagcaataaattattacaacaaccgctgtgtttatttcattaaaatactttttaatcatgtgtgtgtgtgttttttaaccctttcaaacaattggattaataatggataggtgacataattgacgcctctccattattaatctggcttaatgttaccttacaatagcaaggtggcattaacccttcattaccccatatcccaccgctacagggagtgggaagagagtggccaagtgccagaataggcgcatcttccagatgtgccttttctggggtggctgggggcagatgtttttagccacgggggggccaataaccatggaccctctcctggctattaatatctgccctcagtcactggctttaccactctggcggagaaaattgtgcgggagcccacgccaattttttccgccatttaaccctttattttagcagctacagcgctgaaattttgcacatacacactactaacattagtagtgtggaatatgcaaaaaaaaaaggggatatgagatggtttactgtatgtaaaccatgtctcatatcctgtcgggtttgtgaaggagaaatgcaaagccggcaattgaattaccggcttttcacagatatcgcgctgaatgaaatctaaatacagaatatatatatatgtgtctcaatgacatatatatatatatatactgtatatatgttttcccgaacatttgagcacataaatccattagatgtcggttttgcaagcttgcgagaaaatctcggcatacggatgccatacggatgtcacatggatgtcacacggatcatttgatgcgaggaaatcgcatcctcgcactgcacacggatcactgtttttgaaacatttgtgcgattctcggccgtgaaaaacggaccgtttttttatacgttaagtgtgtccccggccttacaatGAGAGTTAGCACCTCTGTTCACAGCTGATAACATAGAATCCCCCATCATAATAGGCGAtgccaccctgctcctccacccttAAATATGTCCTTTGAACAGGTTCATTATACACTTTAATTGTGGCTAAAGTATACGGTAAGTAGATTTACAAAAAACATCAGGGCATTAGAGTCTAAATAAGCCCAGtcatcagtgtgaaaattgcaagaattctaatttttatttttaataccaattgtgatattaaccccttcatgaccgtgggatttttcgtttttccattttcgtttttcactcccctccttcccagagccataacttttttatttttccgtcaatttggccatgtgagggcttattttttgcgggacgagttgtaattttgaatgacaccattggttttaccatggcatgtactagaaaacgggaaaaaaattccaagtgcggtgaaattgcaaaaaaagtgcaatcccacacttgttttttgtttgttttttttgctaggtttactaaatgataaaactgacctgccattatgattctccaggtcagtacgagttcatagacacctcacatgtctaggttatgttttacctaagtggtgaaaaaaaattccaaactttgcaaaaaaataaataaataaaattgcgccattttccgatacccgtagcatctccatttttcgtgatctggggtcggatgagggcttattttttgcgtgccgagctggcatttttaatattagcatttcggtgcagatatgttcttttgatcgcccattattgcattttaatgcaatgtcgcggcgaccaaaaaaacgtaattctggcgtttcgattttttttctcgttacgccgttttgcgatcaggttaatgcttttttttattgatagatcgggcgattctgaacgcggcgataccaaatatgtgtagatttgatattttttttattgatttattttgattggggcgaaaggggggtgatttaaacttttatattttttttatttttttcacattttttgtaacttttttttttaacttttgccatgcttctatagcctccatgggaggctagaagcaggcacagcccgatcggctctgctacataggagcgatcatcacattgctgctatgtagctaaaatgcaggtgtgctgtgagcgccgaccacaggggggcgctcacagccaccggcgatcagtaaccatagaggtctcaaggacctctatggttaccttcctgacttatcgccgacccccgatcatgtgacgggggtcggcgatgcgctcatttccggccgcccggccggatgcggtagttaaatgccgctgtctgcgtttgacagcggcatttaactagttaatagcggcgggtgatcgcgatttcacccgccgctattgcgcgcacatgtcagctgtaaaaaacagctgacatgtcgcgactttgatgtgcgctcaccgccggagcgcacatcaaagcaggggacccgacatcggacggtatagtacgtccgatgtcgggaaggggttaacaaaaataAAATGGTCAAAAATGTGTGAGGAGGTGACCAGCTGCCGTGTTCCCCCCTGAAGACATTAATGCTACTGTGGTATAGAATATGTAGGATGTGAATAATATTTTGTTCCTGATATGTTTTCTTGTGGTAACAATTGCTAATTTCCCTGTGGGCTGCAGTACTAACGGTCCCAAGATGTCACGGTCTTCCTTTTCACACTTGTATAGAAATAGGGAAAAGGTTACGTTTTGACCAGCAACAAGAGAACAGAGACGTATGTGAAAGTTGACTAGAAGTATGGCACATCGTGGGAGCATTGGGAATCTCTGGGTAGCTTCAGGAAGTAGTGAAGGAGTTAGTGGAGTGGAGTCTGGAGTGAGGAGCTAAAGAGCAGAGCTAGTGAGAAGTGAGCTGAGAGGCACAAGGCAGTAAGAATCATTAATGAACTGTAGAAGCAACTGAGATCAAGTTCAGTAGGCAAGTAGGTGAAACATATTTGTGGAAGAATTAAAGGAAGATGTGAATCCAGTGCTGGGCTGACTTGGGAGGTCCTGTAGACAAGGGTCTTGCCCAGCTGAGAACACGGTAGAGGGATATGGCTCCAAGGTAGGGCCTTGTTAGCAGATCACATGCGACATGCTGGGGTGTCGGACTCATGACACTCATCTACGGCTACCTCCCTGGGCACCGTTACAATTGTAAAAAGTATACATGTAATACAAAAACAATAGGTCATTTCCTGATGATAGCTTCCctataaacacaaaaataatattcattactgtaaattctACTAAAACCGAACTCCAATTATTTATGACATTTTGCCACTTATCAAATTTTTCTCTTTCATACAGGTTGAGTTTAGCTATCTTGAAGACTATGGCTATTTTAGGAAGATCTTATCTACATGGGTAATAAACTCTGAATGATGAAGACAAGATGCTCATAGATTATGCCAACTGCACGACATATGCCTCCAACCCATCGTCACCGATCACATCCAATGTTTCGTTCAACAATAGCATAACACAATGCATTTCCGAATCCGCCTCTCTGATGTGGACATTTCTAATACCATCAGCCATCTTCAGCATTGTCACCTTACTGGTCAACCCAATGATCCTTGTTAGCATACTAAAGAAGGACACTCTACGCAAAGAGACTAGGTACATTCTTCTGGCCAATGTGATGGTTTCAGACCTCATCTTTATTTTGTTTAACTCAATCATCTCTACATGTAATCTTATCCGATGGTGTCTGAACAAGGCTGTCTGTTTTTCAATGATTGTCTTCACATTTGCAGCCTATTCcagttgtgttttgacttttacaaCCATGGTAGTCGATACATATATAGCCATTTGTTTCCCCTTACATTATTATTCTCTTCTCTCAATGCAACGGACAAGGAAGATATTATTGGCCATATGGATTTTTTCCACTTTGCTCCCCTTGGTAGTATTTTTCATATCTGAAACACTTGAAGGAAACTTTCAAGAAGTTCAAAATGTCTGCCTTTTGCTGTACCATGGTCCTaaccaaaagaaaaataatttagtGACTGTAGTCTGTGCCATAGCCATATTTTTCTTATTGATTTGTTCTGtaatgattatttatttttacataaagTTATACACAATGACACGGAAGTCAGGAATCTGGGTAAACCGCTTCTCCAGAGCTCGAATCACTCTACTGACGCACTCCATCCTGCTGTGTCTTTATATCATCCCTGCTTTTATCCTGACAGCGGAAATCATGATGTTCAAAAACAGAGTTTTTGGCATGGATGCAAGAATATGGATATCAGCTTGTAATGATGGACTTATGATGATGATGCCAAGAGCCTTGTCACCCCTACTATATGGACTTCGTTACCGAGAGTTATCTGCCACAATAAAGCAATGGTTTTCTCGAAACAGAGTGAGCACAGATTCATGTAGATGACATATAGATGACTACCCATAATGACTCATACATTTTAAATTTATAATTGCATTTGTAATTTATTGCCGTATCATGTAATAATTTTATTAAACACAACATTCTATAGATTATTTGGAATTTTCAGCTAGTTTTCCAGAAATGTTTAtttgtaataataattttaatgaGGGAAAACCCCAGTAAGGACAACTGTGTGTAAAAACCTGCTATGCCACATTTTGTAGGAAAGAAAAAATGGTAAGAATTAAAGAAGCCCCCCACTATTTTTCTCCTAaacatgtgtatttgtgtgtgtactgtagtgtcagtgtgttaatatactcacctaccaccagtctgctcctcttctcagtagcGCCACCTCTCTTCAGACTCTCCGGTCACAATGCACTCTGTCTGACAtgaaagtggcttttacaatgtaattaTATGGTGCGTCAGAACGAGGCTCTATAGGCTTGAACTGAAATATAAACAGAGCATGGAGTGATCCAGAGAGTCTGAATTGCCATCATGTGACTTATAAGAGGAGCGGAACGGCGATGGATATGgaatttacactctacaggagagaggcttAGCCAGTGACTGGGGATGGAAAATGGCTCTgttgtacaaactgtgctccactgggaattgTTGACCTGTGATCGCCCCAAGTACTGATCATCGCTATAAAATGTATGATAATTCACCACATatcatagctgcaaggcattatgggaagcCCATATTGAACTGCAAAAAGTAttcagaatttcaggaaatttgacaagAACTCGATCATCAGTGGAT is a window of Ranitomeya variabilis isolate aRanVar5 chromosome 2, aRanVar5.hap1, whole genome shotgun sequence DNA encoding:
- the LOC143810093 gene encoding putative G-protein coupled receptor 148 → MLIDYANCTTYASNPSSPITSNVSFNNSITQCISESASLMWTFLIPSAIFSIVTLLVNPMILVSILKKDTLRKETRYILLANVMVSDLIFILFNSIISTCNLIRWCLNKAVCFSMIVFTFAAYSSCVLTFTTMVVDTYIAICFPLHYYSLLSMQRTRKILLAIWIFSTLLPLVVFFISETLEGNFQEVQNVCLLLYHGPNQKKNNLVTVVCAIAIFFLLICSVMIIYFYIKLYTMTRKSGIWVNRFSRARITLLTHSILLCLYIIPAFILTAEIMMFKNRVFGMDARIWISACNDGLMMMMPRALSPLLYGLRYRELSATIKQWFSRNRVSTDSCR